In Candidatus Nomurabacteria bacterium, the following proteins share a genomic window:
- a CDS encoding transposase, translating into MSTRTIGFVENEFYHVYNRGVDKRTIFLDSQDYNRFTELMFLSNSALHISVRDIRERFASVYEFDRKNKLVSIGAYCLMPNHFHILITPMVDGGVTAFMKKLATGYSMYFNKKNNRSGSLFQGTFKAEHTDTDEYLKYLYAYIHLNPVKLIDSTWKEEGIKDAQKSYDFCASFQYSSLQDYLGSTRPEKMILNPDSFPEYFETKDNIKEELFEWLNYKDNLFAF; encoded by the coding sequence ATGAGTACAAGAACTATAGGTTTTGTTGAAAATGAATTTTATCATGTTTACAACCGAGGAGTAGATAAGCGTACAATTTTCTTAGACTCACAAGATTACAACAGATTTACAGAACTTATGTTTCTTTCAAACTCAGCACTTCATATTAGTGTCAGGGACATTCGCGAACGATTTGCTTCTGTGTACGAATTTGATCGTAAAAACAAACTTGTATCCATCGGAGCTTATTGTCTTATGCCTAATCATTTTCATATTTTGATAACACCAATGGTTGATGGTGGGGTAACTGCTTTTATGAAAAAGTTAGCAACTGGTTACTCAATGTATTTCAATAAGAAAAATAATCGAAGCGGATCATTATTTCAGGGTACTTTTAAAGCAGAACATACTGATACAGATGAATATTTAAAATATCTATATGCTTATATCCATTTAAATCCGGTAAAGTTGATAGACTCAACTTGGAAAGAGGAGGGGATAAAAGACGCACAAAAATCATATGATTTTTGTGCGTCTTTTCAGTATTCTAGTTTGCAGGATTATTTAGGAAGCACTAGACCGGAAAAAATGATCTTAAATCCTGATTCTTTTCCGGAATACTTTGAAACAAAAGATAATATAAAGGAAGAGTTGTTTGAGTGGTTGAATTACAAAGACAATCTATTTGCATTTTAA
- a CDS encoding peptidoglycan-binding protein codes for MTIVKDIAAKAGVALVALAMIFSAYAPAAQAQSAEDLQKMINDLLAQIASLQAQVGQGGSTTASGFTWTRDLSTGSTGADVMELQKFLNADPDTRVAAAGSVGSAGMETEYYGPATAAAVSKFQVKYRSEILSPAGLVNPTGYFGPSTRNKANALNTVVVPPVADDEDEDMDEDEDMDEEEEEDTTLSGEASLDTFNINSAADDTIEEGSEDAELAEFELEFTDGDALISRIDVQLLADGQSNTNTVKPWDAFDTLSLWVDGEKVAEEDADNEDDYLDEDLGTFRFSGLDIFGAEDDRFDVVLAGSVQNNLDAAELTTWNVSMEALRFFDADDVSTTENSGQDFGVNENFTLEEAGNDDELIVKTSANDPTSTTFEVEDDADSDWYEVFIFDLDTDDSVNDIALDNIYVTVAVSSTTYNTIVDDAELVIDGTTIDDVTVTNGGTATATLNFNVDKDVTIDAGDRVEAALKLKFNSLAVALEGTTVMAEVTSANADANVAEGGDDLDNTAPDQLRGSAAGDTHTLRTSGIDTIMSDDKSPSTQTVDANDSTKNYGSYVVELEVTAFGEDAWVPLTATRNASSTVGIAYEIEDDTGASVATGTVTQSVQRVSGGTIEGNYVHISEGDTAKLKLTVTYDPVASGQFRAQILSVGFNDTSAATPTQTDSTLPEEDFETNTYLITN; via the coding sequence ATGACTATTGTAAAAGATATCGCTGCAAAGGCCGGTGTGGCTCTTGTGGCACTCGCAATGATCTTCTCAGCTTACGCTCCTGCTGCGCAGGCACAGTCAGCTGAAGACTTGCAAAAGATGATTAATGATTTACTAGCACAGATTGCTTCTTTGCAAGCACAAGTTGGTCAAGGTGGTTCTACTACAGCTAGTGGTTTCACTTGGACTCGTGACCTTTCAACAGGTTCAACAGGTGCAGATGTAATGGAGCTACAGAAGTTCCTAAACGCTGACCCTGATACTCGCGTAGCAGCAGCTGGTTCTGTAGGATCTGCTGGAATGGAAACTGAATACTACGGTCCTGCTACAGCAGCTGCAGTATCTAAGTTCCAAGTTAAGTACCGCTCAGAGATTCTTTCTCCAGCTGGTCTAGTTAATCCAACTGGATACTTTGGTCCATCTACTCGCAATAAGGCTAACGCTCTTAACACAGTAGTTGTTCCTCCAGTAGCGGATGACGAAGACGAAGACATGGATGAAGACGAAGACATGGATGAGGAGGAGGAAGAGGATACAACTCTTTCAGGAGAGGCTTCACTTGACACCTTCAACATCAACAGCGCTGCTGATGATACTATCGAAGAGGGTTCAGAGGATGCTGAGCTAGCTGAATTTGAGTTAGAATTCACAGACGGTGACGCTTTGATCAGTCGTATTGATGTACAGCTTTTAGCTGATGGTCAATCAAACACAAACACAGTTAAGCCTTGGGACGCTTTTGATACTCTATCTCTATGGGTAGATGGTGAGAAAGTGGCTGAGGAGGATGCTGATAATGAAGATGATTACCTAGATGAGGATCTTGGAACATTCCGTTTCAGCGGTCTTGATATCTTCGGTGCAGAGGACGATCGGTTCGATGTTGTACTAGCTGGATCAGTTCAAAACAACCTTGATGCAGCTGAATTGACTACATGGAATGTTTCAATGGAAGCACTTCGCTTCTTCGATGCTGACGATGTTTCAACAACTGAGAACTCAGGACAAGACTTTGGTGTTAATGAGAACTTTACACTAGAGGAAGCTGGAAATGATGACGAGCTTATCGTAAAGACTTCAGCTAATGATCCAACAAGCACTACTTTTGAAGTAGAGGATGATGCTGATTCAGACTGGTACGAAGTATTTATCTTCGACCTCGACACAGATGATTCTGTAAATGATATTGCACTTGATAACATCTACGTAACTGTTGCTGTTAGTTCAACAACTTACAACACTATCGTTGACGATGCAGAACTTGTTATTGACGGTACAACTATCGATGATGTTACTGTTACCAACGGTGGTACAGCGACAGCAACATTGAACTTCAATGTTGATAAGGATGTTACTATTGATGCTGGTGATCGTGTTGAAGCAGCGCTTAAGCTTAAGTTCAACTCTCTAGCTGTAGCTCTAGAAGGTACTACAGTTATGGCTGAAGTTACTTCAGCTAACGCTGATGCTAACGTAGCAGAAGGTGGAGATGATCTTGACAACACAGCTCCAGATCAGTTACGAGGATCAGCTGCTGGTGATACTCATACACTACGAACATCTGGAATTGATACCATTATGTCAGACGACAAGTCACCATCAACACAAACAGTTGATGCTAATGACTCTACTAAGAATTACGGTAGTTACGTAGTAGAGTTAGAGGTCACTGCTTTTGGTGAGGATGCTTGGGTTCCTCTTACAGCAACCCGAAATGCTTCATCTACAGTAGGTATTGCTTACGAAATTGAAGATGATACTGGTGCCTCTGTTGCAACTGGTACAGTTACTCAATCTGTACAGCGCGTAAGCGGTGGTACTATTGAAGGAAACTATGTACACATCTCAGAAGGTGATACTGCAAAACTTAAGTTGACAGTTACCTACGACCCAGTAGCTAGCGGACAGTTCCGTGCACAAATCCTTTCAGTTGGATTTAACGACACTTCTGCTGCAACACCTACTCAGACAGATTCAACTCTGCCAGAGGAAGACTTTGAAACTAATACATACCTAATCACTAACTAG
- a CDS encoding DNA translocase FtsK 4TM domain-containing protein produces the protein MSRKKKNTVEKTPMFDDLSPQTKQAIGAVVIGILGIFFLLSLLGFAGRVGGFSELALTKLFGTGAWLAPIACGFYMFAMMRPREDERVSTSKILGISLMFLSLLALLELYQENLGGLAGLALSYPLSFLVGNVVTGILLAGFVLIGIFLTFNTGLSMPKFGKKDTTGLEDIDEDFDLEELDIPEVEEANARNEESGSGEDDDETATKKGLQSLTNKVKETLTKDGDMMVKHFSGPYIPPSLSLLNKDKGKAVAGDVKANSLTIKRTLKEFGINVEMDAVESGPAITRYSLKPAQGVRISRIVALQQELQLALKASTIRIEAPIPGKSLVGIEVPNSVRSTVGLASILRNPEYTDSPRPLLVALGKDVAGGVHFANIARMPHALIAGTTGSGKSVTIHNIIVSLLFRNSPDQLRFILVDPKRVELTLYNGIPHLLTPVITEPKKALKSLSWAVKEMARRYDILQAEGIQGLDLYHSQVYQPAKEEWEANGSPEEERDNLPEPLPYIVIILDELNDLMQAYPRELEALIVRLAQMSRAVGIHLLLATQRPSVNVITGTIKANIPTRIALNVASQIDSRTIIDQMGAEKLLGQGDMLYLSSDSPRLIRIQSAFISGDEIKKVVSYLKAQDADTLDTIDFEETKDGNANSFMASIDGESDDEEDELFDDAKQAVLEAGKASTSYLQRKLRIGYSRAARLIDILEERGIIGPADGSRPREILLGKEEEADDEEKEDHSTHQ, from the coding sequence ATGTCTAGGAAAAAGAAAAATACTGTCGAAAAAACACCAATGTTTGATGATTTGTCGCCACAGACAAAACAGGCAATTGGAGCTGTAGTAATTGGAATTCTGGGAATCTTTTTTCTCCTTTCTTTACTTGGTTTCGCTGGTCGAGTTGGCGGTTTCAGTGAATTAGCTTTGACCAAACTATTTGGTACCGGGGCCTGGCTGGCACCCATCGCTTGTGGCTTTTACATGTTTGCCATGATGCGTCCACGAGAGGATGAGCGGGTCAGTACTTCTAAAATTCTTGGCATCTCACTTATGTTCCTTTCCCTACTAGCCTTACTCGAGCTCTATCAAGAAAATTTAGGCGGCTTGGCCGGCTTGGCCCTCAGTTACCCCCTATCTTTTCTGGTTGGCAATGTAGTAACTGGAATCCTCCTAGCTGGTTTTGTTTTGATTGGCATCTTCCTTACTTTCAACACTGGTCTCTCAATGCCAAAATTTGGTAAAAAAGACACCACTGGTCTTGAGGATATAGACGAAGATTTTGATCTAGAAGAACTCGACATACCAGAAGTTGAAGAAGCTAACGCCAGAAACGAAGAGTCTGGTAGCGGTGAAGACGACGATGAGACTGCTACTAAGAAAGGTCTACAATCCCTGACCAACAAAGTCAAAGAGACCCTAACCAAAGACGGAGACATGATGGTAAAGCACTTTAGTGGTCCTTATATCCCCCCTTCGCTGTCCCTCTTAAACAAAGACAAGGGTAAGGCGGTAGCTGGCGACGTGAAGGCCAACTCTCTCACGATAAAACGTACCCTTAAGGAATTCGGTATCAATGTCGAAATGGATGCAGTCGAAAGTGGACCTGCCATCACCCGCTACTCCTTAAAGCCAGCTCAAGGTGTGCGAATCTCGCGTATCGTAGCTTTGCAACAAGAGCTACAGCTAGCACTTAAGGCCAGCACCATTCGTATAGAAGCTCCAATACCAGGTAAGTCATTGGTCGGTATTGAAGTACCTAATTCTGTTCGCTCAACCGTTGGTCTAGCCTCTATCTTGCGTAACCCAGAATACACCGACTCACCACGACCATTGCTTGTAGCACTCGGTAAAGACGTGGCCGGAGGGGTTCACTTCGCCAACATCGCTCGTATGCCCCACGCCCTAATCGCCGGTACAACCGGATCAGGTAAGTCGGTCACGATACATAATATTATTGTGTCGCTACTGTTTAGAAATTCACCAGACCAGCTTCGCTTTATTCTGGTAGACCCAAAGCGAGTGGAACTTACTCTATATAACGGAATCCCTCACCTCCTAACTCCGGTTATCACTGAACCGAAAAAGGCACTAAAATCTCTAAGTTGGGCAGTGAAAGAAATGGCTAGACGTTATGACATCTTGCAAGCCGAAGGTATACAAGGTCTTGATCTCTATCACAGCCAAGTCTATCAGCCGGCCAAGGAAGAATGGGAAGCTAACGGCAGTCCAGAGGAAGAGCGTGACAACCTACCTGAACCGCTACCTTATATTGTGATCATTCTTGATGAGCTCAACGACCTAATGCAAGCCTACCCACGCGAGCTAGAAGCTCTGATTGTACGACTAGCGCAAATGAGCCGCGCAGTTGGTATACACTTACTTTTGGCTACCCAAAGACCATCGGTGAACGTAATTACCGGTACCATTAAGGCCAATATTCCAACCCGTATTGCCCTCAATGTAGCTTCTCAAATTGACTCTCGCACTATTATTGATCAAATGGGAGCTGAAAAACTGCTCGGACAAGGTGACATGCTCTATCTATCCTCCGACAGTCCAAGACTAATCCGTATTCAGTCTGCTTTTATTTCGGGTGATGAAATCAAAAAGGTTGTCTCCTACCTAAAAGCTCAAGATGCGGACACTCTCGATACCATCGACTTTGAAGAAACAAAAGATGGTAACGCTAACTCCTTTATGGCTTCAATCGACGGAGAAAGCGACGACGAGGAAGACGAGCTGTTTGATGACGCTAAGCAAGCGGTTCTAGAGGCTGGAAAGGCTTCTACCTCATACCTACAAAGAAAGCTCCGCATTGGCTACTCTAGAGCAGCGCGGCTAATTGATATTCTTGAAGAAAGAGGAATTATCGGTCCAGCTGACGGTTCCAGACCGCGCGAAATACTTCTTGGTAAAGAAGAGGAGGCTGACGATGAAGAGAAAGAGGATCACTCGACCCACCAATAA
- the recA gene encoding recombinase RecA: MVKKKTTKKVKEVATAETEERGVSSIAETLRAIKTKFGDEAIMTLDESKKVDIDAVPTGSIGLDDALGIGGFPRGRIIEIFGPESSGKTTLSLHAVAEAQKMNGICAFIDAEHAMDPEYARNIGVKLDELLISQPDNGEQALEIVESLVRSGKIDVIVIDSVAALTPRDEIEGEMGAHHVGKQARLMSQALRKLTGIVAKSKTVVIFINQIRMQVGVMFGNPETTPGGKALKFYTSVRLDIRRIAQIKKGEEVVGGRHRVKVVKNKVASPFRTTEFDLIYGEGISREGELLALGEKYKLIKKAGASYTYIPPGGDESAEVKLGRGYDAARTSLREDKKVQKELLGHIRKALKEEAAA, encoded by the coding sequence ATGGTAAAGAAAAAGACGACAAAGAAAGTAAAGGAGGTAGCCACTGCTGAAACGGAAGAGCGAGGAGTTTCAAGTATTGCTGAAACCCTACGAGCCATTAAAACAAAGTTTGGTGACGAAGCCATCATGACACTGGACGAAAGCAAGAAAGTAGATATTGATGCAGTCCCAACCGGATCAATCGGCTTAGATGATGCCCTTGGTATCGGCGGTTTTCCACGCGGCCGAATTATTGAAATCTTTGGCCCTGAATCATCTGGTAAAACTACCCTATCTCTGCATGCAGTAGCCGAAGCACAGAAAATGAACGGTATCTGCGCCTTCATTGATGCTGAACACGCCATGGATCCGGAATATGCAAGAAATATCGGTGTAAAACTGGATGAACTTCTTATTTCACAACCAGATAACGGTGAACAAGCCTTGGAGATCGTAGAGTCGTTGGTTCGCTCTGGTAAGATAGACGTTATTGTAATTGACTCAGTCGCTGCCCTAACCCCCCGTGATGAAATAGAAGGAGAAATGGGAGCACACCATGTTGGTAAGCAGGCTCGTCTGATGAGTCAGGCCCTGCGTAAACTTACCGGTATCGTAGCCAAAAGTAAGACAGTAGTAATCTTTATTAACCAAATTCGCATGCAGGTAGGAGTGATGTTTGGTAACCCAGAAACCACTCCCGGTGGAAAAGCTCTTAAATTCTACACTTCCGTCCGTCTAGACATAAGGCGTATAGCCCAAATCAAAAAAGGTGAAGAAGTGGTTGGTGGTAGACACCGCGTAAAAGTGGTCAAAAATAAGGTCGCTTCCCCTTTCCGCACCACTGAATTTGACTTAATTTACGGTGAAGGTATTTCTCGTGAAGGTGAACTATTGGCTCTGGGAGAAAAATACAAGCTAATCAAAAAAGCTGGAGCATCATATACTTATATACCACCAGGTGGCGACGAAAGCGCAGAAGTGAAACTAGGTCGCGGCTATGATGCAGCCAGAACCAGCTTGCGTGAAGACAAAAAAGTACAAAAAGAACTACTTGGCCATATTAGAAAAGCACTGAAAGAAGAAGCGGCGGCTTAA
- a CDS encoding FAD-dependent oxidoreductase, with product MAAKYQVKFKGAEEVAAGTRLFRFEKPENFQYQAGQTIDLILPKLTGSNAHTFSLVTEPVESDLAIATRMRGSDYKNTLNDLLPDDLVEIEGPYGSFALHQNEQKSAVFLVGGIGITPFMSMIKEAKSNQKPHKLYLFYSNNEPKDAPFLSELSDLSNSKALNLNFIPTMTKLDESDDWSGERGYIDWPMVKRHVPDTDKAIYYMAGPQGMVQAMRSMLLEAKVDPDSIRFEEFSGY from the coding sequence ATGGCAGCTAAATACCAGGTTAAATTCAAAGGCGCAGAAGAAGTCGCTGCGGGTACCAGACTATTTCGTTTTGAAAAACCGGAAAATTTTCAATACCAAGCTGGTCAAACTATAGACTTGATTTTACCAAAGTTAACTGGATCCAACGCTCACACTTTTTCTTTGGTGACAGAGCCGGTTGAGTCTGACCTGGCGATAGCGACTAGGATGCGCGGATCAGATTATAAAAATACCTTAAATGATTTACTTCCAGACGATCTGGTTGAGATAGAAGGGCCTTATGGTTCTTTCGCTTTACATCAAAACGAACAAAAATCAGCCGTTTTTTTAGTTGGCGGAATTGGAATCACTCCCTTTATGAGCATGATTAAAGAGGCTAAAAGTAACCAGAAACCGCACAAACTATATTTATTCTATTCTAATAACGAACCCAAGGATGCCCCTTTTTTGTCCGAGCTTAGCGACCTTTCTAATTCAAAAGCTCTAAATCTAAATTTTATACCCACCATGACTAAGTTGGACGAGTCTGATGACTGGTCAGGCGAGCGGGGTTATATTGACTGGCCGATGGTCAAGCGTCATGTACCAGATACTGATAAGGCTATTTATTATATGGCGGGGCCGCAGGGCATGGTGCAGGCTATGCGGTCAATGCTTTTAGAAGCTAAGGTTGACCCAGATTCTATAAGGTTTGAGGAGTTTTCAGGGTATTAA